The Glycine soja cultivar W05 chromosome 3, ASM419377v2, whole genome shotgun sequence genome window below encodes:
- the LOC114404936 gene encoding UPF0481 protein At3g47200-like, with amino-acid sequence MPGQGDGMHRNVVVVEEDEEANLKKWLDFMQTMLGCLGSEGFEVEACSISLVPRQLRQSKEEAYTPQVVSIGPLHRGITSSTDLLYMEEIKWRCLLRLIERSKQDKEQVLRNCGKAMLEIDEIARASYNVQVKLNRYELAKIMVLDGCFLLELLIGGSTQLNEQLKCISSDSDSSLVTQAIESEKVLLDLIMLENQIPLVVLSTLSTNLFPNTFTGAASTRLIHEHALSIFGYSSSPDSNIINSPKFKGFHFLQLVHSFIDTENDAIWQQPTTELQIQIPDESPQKVKLERCATLLEAAGVTIKPAKAQYKAKTRFDLKVTFRDGKLRIPQLHITKTTEAKWRNLIAWELNSATLEKQRELKTDRISCQFISYAWFFQSLTCSVHDVKLLRDRKVITVEKERTDKGKKKKIMSNKDLMNLFLSITEEFPEVEIQVDSRFRHVIEKLNSYPTQEDRSMATCWKIIAYGVRGPSKIMWHFFRRFLTWIWCKWIEAYGILKRVYIPSGWRLIAVLAAAAGLALTAIQTYYSIRN; translated from the coding sequence ATGCCGGGCCAGGGTGATGGTATGCATCGAAACGTGGTAGTAGTGGAGGAGGACGAAGAAGCGAATTTGAAGAAATGGCTTGATTTTATGCAAACGATGCTGGGTTGTTTGGGAAGCGAAGGTTTTGAAGTGGAAGCATGTAGCATTTCCCTTGTTCCACGGCAACTTCGACAATCGAAAGAGGAAGCTTACACGCCACAAGTGGTCTCCATAGGACCCCTACACAGGGGAATTACCAGCAGCACGGACCTACTATACATGGAAGAGATCAAATGGCGCTGCTTGCTGCGTCTCATTGAACGATCCAAACAAGACAAAGAGCAAGTCTTGAGGAATTGCGGCAAAGCAATGTTGGAGATAGATGAAATAGCTCGCGCTAGCTACAACGTTCAAGTTAAGTTGAACCGCTACGAGCTCGCTAAAATCATGGTGTTGGATGGCTGTTTCCTGCTGGAGCTTCTCATCGGTGGATCAACCCAACTAAACGAACAATTAAAGTGCATCTCATCAGATAGTGATTCTTCTCTTGTGACTCAAGCCATAGAAAGCGAAAAGGTGTTGTTGGATTTGATCATGCTTGAAAACCAGATTCCCCTGGTGGTTCTCTCTACTTTGTCTACAAACCTTTTTCCCAATACTTTTACAGGGGCTGCTAGTACCAGACTGATACATGAGCATGCGCTTTCTATCTTTGGCTACAGTAGTTCTCCGGATTCCAACATTATCAACTCCCCCAAGTTCAAAGGCTTTCATTTTCTTCAACTTGTTCACTCCTTCATAGACACGGAAAATGATGCTATCTGGCAGCAACCAACCACGGAATTGCAAATACAGATTCCGGATGAAAGTCCTCAAAAAGTAAAACTAGAGCGATGTGCTACTTTGCTCGAAGCAGCTGGGGTTACAATTAAACCAGCAAAGGCACAGTACAAGGCTAAGACTAGGTTTGACTTGAAGGTAACATTCAGAGACGGGAAACTAAGAATTCCGCAGCTACATATTACCAAAACCACCGAAGCAAAGTGGAGGAACTTAATTGCTTGGGAGCTGAACAGTGCTACCCTAGAAAAACAGCGCGAGTTGAAAACAGACAGAATTAGCTGTCAATTCATTTCTTATGCTTGGTTCTTTCAAAGTTTGACTTGTTCCGTCCACGACGTTAAACTTCTTCGCGATAGAAAGGTTATAACGGTAGAAAAAGAGAGGACTGACAaaggcaaaaagaaaaaaataatgagcaACAAGGATTTAATGAATTTGTTTCTCAGTATCACAGAGGAATTTCCTGAGGTTGAGATTCAAGTGGATTCCCGGTTTCGTCATGTAATTGAGAAATTGAACTCGTACCCAACTCAAGAAGATCGTTCCATGGCAACTTGTTGGAAAATCATCGCATATGGTGTCAGGGGACCCAGTAAAATCATGTGGCATTTTTTCAGACGCTTTCTAACATGGATTTGGTGCAAATGGATTGAGGCATATGGGATTTTGAAACGTGTTTATATCCCTAGCGGCTGGAGACTAATAGCGGTGCTTGCTGCTGCGGCGGGGCTTGCCCTCACTGCCATTCAGACATATTATTCAATCCGCAACTAG
- the LOC114406149 gene encoding uncharacterized protein LOC114406149: MPHQSPKRELSPDGVEYNSPNKRPRTNTYQTQQEAKVKKIKNDFKMFVTEKIEAAKTMGVVVSGSSPAHTSSSNNLVPGTTPESTPKNDNQKTSHESTTSTVNSVGKSGASAGEVTDAPDDPQTPIQTTGSRQLPTTPLSIKSSTGSIPHVDSPGKSTRLQLFEAESGVKMDLRLGYGDYVVSIQKRSIISSSTYENRKEDANQLPQNPGMQFLPSEMLSNMIEKAGEQMFARYLEWLRDHHMLGKSSVPRIDYSDQ, encoded by the exons ATGCCTCATCAATCTCCAAAGAGGGAGCTATCCCCAGATGGCGTCGAGTACAATTCACCCAACAAGAGGCCAAGGACCAACACTTACCAAACACAACAAGAGGCCAAGGTCAAGAAGATCAAGAACGATTTCAAAATGTTCGTCACAGAAAAAATAGAAGCCGCTAAGACAATGGGTGTAGTGGTTTCTGGTTCTTCTCCCGCACATACATCGTCAAGTAATAATTTAGTTCCAGGGACTACCCCCGAATCCACGCCAAAAAATGACAATCAAAAAACGTCTCACGAATCCACCACATCAACCGTTAATTCAGTGG GAAAATCAGGAGCTAGTGCTGGAGAAGTCACCGATGCACCAGATGATCCACAAACTCCTATTCAGACAACTGGTAGTCGTCAATTACCAACGACGCCACTCTCCATTAAGTCAAGCACTGGTAGCATACCACACGTTGATTCACCTG GTAAAAGTACGAGACTACAACTGTTTGAGGCAGAGTCAGGCGTCAAAATGGATCTTAGGTTGGGCTATGGAGATTATGTTGTGTCAATCCAGAAGAGGAGCATTATTTCAAGTTCAACTTATGAGAATAGAAAGGAAGACGCAAATCAATTGCCTCAAAACCCTGGCATGCAGTTTCTTCCATCTGAGATGCTTTCTAACATGATAGAGAAGGCCGGAGAGCAAATGTTCGCTAGGTACCTAGAATGGCTTCGGGATCATCATATGTTAGGAAAGTCCTCTGTACCCAGAATTGATTATTCTGACCAGTGA